From a region of the Nothobranchius furzeri strain GRZ-AD chromosome 12, NfurGRZ-RIMD1, whole genome shotgun sequence genome:
- the si:ch211-120g10.1 gene encoding butyrophilin subfamily 3 member A3 yields the protein MMQCFHFMVEPAKNFTAKIKESNKRAKRENREPLDEDQLFVVELARDLNRVCQRSAVLEHIWNQDDTWPTPLCRLFVLQWASMLENKKRLVQTDGWPETDEEKQYDLITGQDLQQAKTTIFNWIKDLRAQPEQSVWPGEPLAMILEDLQSAWRWGRVPNLLTAMELVMWTLVSQRPDKDKIPQQWLLWKQRTHKIGAISYIPQPVWDWIGDAAVDVTLDLETANPDLLISADEKKMRCGFERKEVPNYHQRFDGWWCAVGVNGLGSGRHYWEAEVGERDWRLGVAKESALRKGFKSLNTDTGYLTLRLERGSELKALTVPFTSLPPGLIPRKVGVYLDYDNGQLSFYDVDKHMHIYTYNESFTEKLFPLFGTVEIMKDLVIRSPAAKTYCLCPTSCLWA from the exons ATGATGCAGTGTTTCCACTTCATGGTGGAGCCGGCCAAAAACTTCACGGCCAAGATTAAG GAATCAAACAAGAGGGCAAAGAGGGAAAATAGGGAGCCTCTGGACGAAGATCAGCTGTTTGTTGTGGAGCTGGCAAGAGACCTGAACCGGGTTTGCCAG AGATCAGCGGTTCTGGAGCACATCTGGAACCAAGATGACACCTGGCCCACTCCTCTCTGCAGGCTCTTTGTCCTGCAGTGGGCATCCATGCTGGAGAACAAG AAGAGACTCGTGCAGACTGACGGCTGGCCAGAGACGGATGAGGAGAAACAGTATGATCTGATTACAGGACAGGACCTGCAGCAGGCCAAAACCACCATCTTCAACTGGATCAAAGATCTGAGAGCTCAGCCTGAG CAAAGTGTGTGGCCCGGAGAACCACTGGCAATGATCCTGGAGGATCTCCAGTCAGCCTGGCGCTGGGGTCGTGTACCCAATCTCCTGACTGCTATGGAGCTGGTGATGTGGACTTTAGTGTCTCAGCGACCCGATAAG GACAAAATACCACAGCAGTGGCTTCTGTGGAAGCAGAGGACTCACAAGATTG GTGCCATATCCTACATTCCTCAGCCAG TCTGGGACTGGATTGGAGATGCTGCAG TGGATGTGACCCTTGACCTGGAAACGGCCAACCCCGATCTGCTCATCTCTGCTGATGAGAAGAAGATGCGTTGTGGCTTTGAAAGGAAAGAAGTTCCTAACTACCACCAGCGCTTCGACGGCTGGTGGTGTGCAGTCGGAGTGAACGGCCTTGGCTCTGGCCGACATTACTGGGAGGCGGAGGTGGGAGAGCGTGACTGGCGTTTGGGCGTAGCCAAAGAGTCGGCTCTGAGGAAGGGCTTCAAGTCCCTGAACACCGACACGGGCTACCTGACTCTGCGACTGGAGAGGGGCTCCGAGCTCAAGGCGCTGACGGTGCCCTTCACCTCCCTGCCGCCCGGCCTCATCCCACGTAAGGTGGGCGTCTACCTTGACTACGACAACGGCCAGCTGTCCTTCTATGACGTGGACAAGCACATGCACATTTACACCTACAATGAGAGCTTCACTGAGAAGCTGTTCCCCTTGTTCGGTACAGTGGAGATCATGAAGGATCTGGTGATCAGGTCTCCAGCTGCAAAGACCTACTGTCTCTGCCCCACCTCTTGTCTGTGGGCTTAG
- the cfap53 gene encoding cilia- and flagella-associated protein 53: MFGKMRRGREFNGPTPHSTAVIAKMPLSRPPNYQFLQERRREAVRGQLLDYKKDIGNCDVKTSLFESSKHHYVRKAVERRVGADRQQHQAQINQRRCRFKQTLETEKEQLLQEMKDKMKEMKTERLSGMQERLQFLQERSERERLQQVTEKLEQLFREQDHETRSALSRRHEQQVCQERAVQMRTQQEEERRQREEDRWIEELLEDDQHTRDKLDHLSVQLRHQRVAEQQQELRRQMEEKEKLRQEEKELKEEEARLLRQQNQDLLLEDQRHQQLKLQEQQNHSWQLERDIRSKMRRRVREQQEELQLDMSILQDQTQQTVDLRQEAAERKVELREEQQRYLQYLSEVRQRQNAEEEEWKQLMEEKHQEILTKQNQQRHRHQQARNHLVEEVMEARHLQVQNRLNNNLEKKAELQKEKEALFQAIEEEKLKQEEEKRSRRQATLAYRADLEAQVKEKQHLHGEQRAQTLREDQQGLIQEQLIKCRRDQILARPESNTLSHPFRRTLRSANIMNP; the protein is encoded by the exons ATGTTTGGAAAGATGAGAAGAGGTCGAGAGTTTAATGGACCGACTCCTCATTCAACAGCTGTG ATAGCCAAGATGCCCCTGTCCAGACCCCCCAACTACCAGTTCCTGCAGGAACGGAGAAGAGAGGCAGTTCGGGGCCAGTTACTGGACTACAAAAAGGACATTGGGAACTGCGACGTCAAAACTTCCTTGTTTGAGAGCAGCAAACATCACTATGTGAGAAAAGCTGTGGAGAGGCGAGTGGGGGCTGATCGACAGCAGCACCAAGCCCAGATCAACCAACGCAGATGCAG GTTCAAGCAAACGCTGGAGACGGAGAAGGAGCAGCTCCTGCAGGAGATGAAGGACAAGATGAAGGAGATGAAAACGGAGCGACTGAGCGGGATGCAGGAGAGACTTCAGTTCCTCCAAGAGAGGAGTGAGCGTGAGAGGCTTCAGCAGGTTACAGAGAAGCTGGAACAGCTGTTCAG GGAGCAAGACCACGAGACTCGCAGTGCCCTGAGCCGGCGCCATGAGCAGCAGGTGTGTCAGGAACGTGCTGTTCAGATGAGGACCCAACAGGAGGAGGAGCGGCGCCAGCGGGAGGAGGATAGGTGGATAGAGGAGCTTTTGGAAGACGATCAACATACCAGAGACAAACTGGACCATCTGAGTGTTCAGCTCCGGCACCAGAGAGTCGCTGAGCAACAGCAGGAGCTGAGGAGGCAGATGGAGGAGAAGGAAAAGCTGAGGCAGGAGGAGAAGGAGCTGAAAGAGGAAGAGGCCCGGCTCCTG CGGCAGCAGAATCAGGACCTGCTCCTGGAGGACCAGAGACACCAGCAGCTGAAGCTTCAGGAGCAGCAGAACCACAGCTGGCAGCTGGAGCGGGACATCCGCAGCAAAATGAGGCGACGGGTCCgggagcagcaggaggagctgcagctggacATGAGCATCCTGCAGGACCAGACCCAACAGACTGTGGACCTGAGACAGGAAGCTGCCGAGAGGAAG GTGGAGCTACGTGAGGAGCAGCAGCGATACCTGCAGTACCTGTCCGAGGTCCGGCAGAGACAGAAtgcagaggaggaggagtggaAGCAGCTGATGGAGGAAAAGCATCAGGAGATCCTAACCAAACAGAACCAGCAAAGACACCGGCACCAACAGGCCAGGAACCACCtggtggaggaggtgatggaggCCCGGCACCTGCAGGTCCAAAACAGAT tgAACAATAACCTGGAGAAAAAAGCTGAGTTGCAGAAGGAGAAGGAAGCTCTATTTCAAGCCATTGAGGAGGAGAAACTGAAGCAGGAGGAAGAGAAAAGaag CAGGAGACAGGCAACATTGGCGTACCGGGCTGACCTGGAGGCTCAGGTCAAGGAGAAGCAGCACCTTCATGGCGAGCAGCGAGCTCAAACCCTCAGGGAGGATCAGCAGGGACTGATCCAGGAACAGCTCATCAAATGCAGGAGGGACCAGATCCTGGCCCGGCCCGAGTCCAACACCCTCTCCCATCCTTTCAGGAGGACACTGAGATCTGCAAATATCATGAATCCGTGA